Proteins encoded in a region of the Amphiprion ocellaris isolate individual 3 ecotype Okinawa chromosome 21, ASM2253959v1, whole genome shotgun sequence genome:
- the ntf3 gene encoding neurotrophin-3 → MVTFITILQVNLVMSILLYVMVLVYLYGIQATNMDSSHQGQQQQQQQPSPDPLNSLIIQLLQADLTRGKSRGNQSQQGKSRDTESQDTLPPLLSANFPLEEQGDREQWGAGGRSGGSSDGLMDQQVMLLNTDLLRQHKRYNSPRVLLSDRPPLQPPPLYLADDFVSGGPDGMAAGNKTRKKRYAEHKSYRGEYSVCDSESQWVTDKTQAMDTRGDPVTVLAKIKTSATQDIKQYFYETRCRTPRPFKGGCRGIDDKNWNSQCKTTQTYVRALTQVRNSVGWRWIRIDTSCVCALSRKRHRT, encoded by the coding sequence ATCTTACAGGTGAATCTAGTGATGTCCATCCTGCTGTATGTGATGGTCCTCGTGTACCTCTATGGTATCCAGGCAACCAACATGGACAGCAGTCACCAGgggcaacaacagcagcagcagcagccaagcCCCGACCCTTTAAACTCCCTCATCATCCAGCTGCTTCAGGCTGACCTGACCAGGGGGAAGAGCAGGGGCAACCAGAGCCAGCAGGGGAAGAGCAGGGACACCGAGTCGCAGGACACGCTGCCTCCTCTCCTGAGCGCAAACTTTCCTCTAGAGGAGCAGGGAGACAGGGAGCAGTGGGGGGCAGGAGGTCGCAGTGGCGGGAGCAGTGATGGACTCATGGACCAGCAGGTCATGCTGTTGAACACTGACCTCCTCAGGCAGCACAAGCGGTACAACTCGCCTCGAGTGCTGCTGAGCGACCGGCCGCCACTGCAGCCGCCACCGCTGTACCTCGCAGATGATTTTGTAAGCGGTGGACCGGACGGGATGGCAGCGGGAAACAAAACACGAAAGAAGCGTTATGCTGAGCACAAGAGCTACCGAGGGGAATATTCTGTTTGTGACAGCGAGAGCCAGTGGGTGACGGATAAAACCCAAGCGATGGACACCAGGGGGGACCCTGTGACTGTTCTGGCCAAAATTAAAACCAGTGCCACGCAGGACATCAAACAGTACTTTTATGAGACACGCTGTCGAACCCCCAGACCCTTCAAGGGAGGCTGCAGGGGCATCGATGACAAAAACTGGAACTCTCAGTGCAAGACGACGCAGACTTACGTACGAGCACTGACGCAGGTTCGCAATTCAGTGGGCTGGAGATGGATACGCATAGACACTTCCTGCGTTTGCGCGTTGTCGAGGAAGCGTCATAGGACGTAA